The Desulfovibrio inopinatus DSM 10711 genome includes the window AAATAAAAGCGTTGAGAGGTAGCATCGATATATGGGTTCGTCATTTACGAGACAATGCAACATCGGAAATGTCCTTTTCAGGCCCGCTTTTCAAGTCTATCGTATCCGGTTCACGCATTCATATGCAGGAAATAGAGTCAAAAATTCAACCAATGATACTCTTCGCTGATAATAAGGCGTTGTCGTTTCTTGAAACAGCTAAGCAAACAAAAGAATTGTATTCATGGATTCTTGTTGCTGTACTTATTCTCGCGGCATTTGTGGGTGTTCTTATTTCTTTCGTTATTACTCGTGGAATTATCACACCATTGTCTGAAGTTGTCAGCAGTATGCAACAACTTGCTCAAGGAGATATCAGTGAAGAGCTCGCACTTGATCGTGGTGATGAGCTTGGAGAATTAGCAACATCATTTAAAGATATCAGAGAGAGTTTGAAAAATAAAATTCTTTTGGCAGATAAAATAGCTCAAGGAAAATACGATATTCATTCGACAATGGTATCTGACAATGATGCGCTTGGCCAAGCACTTGATGCTATGACCACGGCACTTCGAGGATATGCCGAACAACGAGCATTGGAGAACTGGTTGAAGACTGGCCGCAATGAATTAAGTGCTCGCCTCGTTGGAGAACACACGATTGAAGAATTGGCCGAAATTGTCATCCGTTTTCTTGCGAATTATCTTGATGCACAAATTGGAGCATTGTATGTGTTTGAGAAGGATACGCGTTTACACCTTGTTGCAGGTTATGCCTTTGATAAACGAAAGCACTTAGCCAATATATTTGAGCTCGGGCAAGGACTTGTCGGTCAAGCTGCACGAGAAAAACATATCATATCTATCACATCGATCCCTGAAGACTATATACGCATAAATTCATCTTTTGGAGACACACAACCGAGAAATATTGTCGTTGTTCCTGTTCTTCATGAAAATGTTGTCATAGCTGTTATTGAATTGGGGGCATTTACAGAATTTTCTGATGAGAAGTTGGAATTTCTGCAAAGTGTTATTGATTACATTGGAATATCATTTCAAACAATTCAAAATCAAGAAAAACTCCGTTATCTCCTCGAGCAAAGCCATATTCAATCTCAGCAACTTCAATCCCAGCAAGAAGAGTTACGTGCGATTAATGAAGAACTTGAACAACAAGCTCACGAACTTCGAAGTTCAGAAGAAGAGTTGCAGGCTCAGCAAGAGGAACTTCAAGCAAGCAATGCAGATCTTGAAAAGAAAAATGATTTTCTCGAAAAACAGCAGGCGGAAATCCATCTCAAAAACATCGAATTAGAAAATATTCGAGAAGGGCTTGAAGAGAAAGCACATGAATTGGAGTTATCAACACGATATAAATCACAATTTTTAGCCAATATGTCCCATGAATTACGTACTCCGCTCAACAGCCTTCTCCTGTTATCCCACAGCCTCATGGACAATGAGCGTGGCAATCTTGATGATGACCAAGTTGAGTTCGCACGAGTTATTTATAAAAGTGGAAACGACCTCCTGACTCTTATTAATGAAATTCTGGATCTATCAAAAATAGAATCGGGTAAACTGTCTGTCCACATTGAAGAATTTCCTATCGAATCAATATCGGAATCGTTGACCTCTCTCTTTACACCCATGACGCAAGAGAAGGGGCTGGAGTTCTCTGTTACTATTGACTCCACACTCCCCGAGCACATTCAGTCTGACCGACAGCGAGTTGAGCAAGTTTTACGAAATTTACTGTCCAATGCAGTCAAATTTTGCACGACTGGAAGTGTACATGTACGCTTTTATCGACCTGACACTGATATTGATTTGACACGAAGTGGACTTGATCCAAAAAGTACACTGGCTATTGATGTCGTTGATACAGGAATTGGGATTCCCCAAAAAGACCAAAAAGTCATCTTTGAAGCGTTCCAGCAGGTCGATGGCGGTACCGCACGTCAATTTGGCGGCACAGGGTTAGGGCTTTCCATCTCACGAGAATTATCCAAAAAGCTCGGTGGTGAAATCCATCTGCAGAGCGAAGAGGGAAAAGGATCGACATTTACGTTATATCTGCCGTTTCGATGTCGTGACACAGAGACTGTATGCGAGCCGATTCCATCTCCTCCTATACAAGACGCTGTGGACAATCGCCCCTACCGTATCGATAAAGGTGTTGAATCTTGGACGCTGGAAGATGATCGGAATGATCTCGAGGCGACAAGTCGAACCATACTGATTATTGAAGATGACCCTCATTTCGCTCAAATTCTTCTCGACATGTGTCATGCCAAAGGATTTTTGGGTGTTGTGACACCCAGTGGGGAAGAAGGATTAAAATTGGTTCCATCGGTGAACCCACAGGGAATAATTCTCGACATCCGGCTTCCTGGCATGGACGGTTTAGCGGTGTTAGATAAGTTGAAGCAGAAAACAGAATTTCGTCACATTCCTGTCCACATTATCTCCGCAATGGAAGTTGGGAGAGATGCGCTCCAAAGAGGGGCAATAGGTTTTCTCTCGAAACCCGCCAGCCGTGCAGGCCTCAACAAGGTTTTTGACCAACTGACGGATATAATGGAAAAAGAGATAAAGGACCTCTTGCTCGTCGAAGATGATCAAGACATGCGTCAGGCCGTAACGAGTCTTATAGGTGATCCGAGCATTGTGATTCATGATGCAGCAACTGGAGCACAAGCTCTTGAGGCACTTTCCACGAAGAAATTTGATTGCATGATATTGGATTTAGGCCTTCCTGATATGACAGGTATTGAGCTCCTTGATCATCTTCAGAACAATCATACTGAGAATATACCACCTGTAATCGTATATACAGGAAGAGAGCTTGATAAAGACGAGGAACTTGCACTGCATGAATACGCACAATCCATTATTATTAAAGGAGCAAAATCGGAGGAACGACTTCTTGATGAAACGTCGTTGTTCTTGCATCAGATGGTTTCGACCATGCCATCAAGAAAACAAGCGCTGTTGTCGCACCTGAATGACAAGGATGCCGTACTGAAAGAAAAAAATATTTTACTTGTGGATGACGACATGCGGAATCTGTTTGCGTTGGCTCAAATTCTTAAGGAAAAAGGGCTTTCTGTTATCAAAGCGGAAGATGGTCAAAAAGCTGTTGATATTCTTCAAGGAGAAAGCAGCGTGGACCTCGTACTACTTGATATTATGATGCCGGAAATGGACGGATATGAAACGGCAAAACATATTCGCTCCATGCCACATCGTCACCAACTACCAATTATCGCTTTAACAGCAAAGGCGATGCCTGAGGACAGAGGGAAATGCCTGGCCGCCGGGGCAAATGATTATTTACAAAAACCCGTGGATATCAATCGATTGTTGTCTATGATGCGGGTCTGGTTATCGAAGTAAAGGGAATTATACTGGGAGTAAGGCATGGAGCAGGTCGATATCGAAGACATCGAAGTCCGGCTCTTTCTTGAAGCGACAGCCAATCGTTATGGTTATGATTTTCGAGATTACGCTCGTGCTTCGATTACACGTCGGCTTAGACAGCTTGCTCAACGCACTGGCTGTCAACACATAAGCGAAATGCTCCCACGATTATTATATGATGATTCTTTTTTTCCACTCTTGATTCATGCCTTGTCCATCGGCGTAACGGAAATGTTTCGTGACCCTCCATTTTGGCTTATTATACGTAATGAAATTATTCCGTTGCTAAAAACATATCCATCGGTTCGTATTTGGCATGCTGGTTGTTCCAGTGGAGAAGAAGTTTACTCCCTAGCCATCGTTCTCCGCGAAGAAGGGATCTACGATCGAACAACGATTTTTGCTACAGATTTTAATATGTATGCCTTGGAAAAGGCTCGAGACGCTATTTATGCGCTGAATTCTATTCGTGAACATACAATAAACTACCAGCAAGCCGGCGGTAAATTTTCATTTTCTGAGTATTACCACGCTGAATACACTTCAGCGATTATGGAACGGTCATTGCGCGAGCGGATTACATTTATTCCTCACAATCTCGCAGTCGATCAAGTCTTCGGCGAAATGCATCTCATACTCTGTCGCAATGTCTTGATTTACTTCAATCCTCGTCTTCAACAACGCGTTTTGAGACTTTTTGATGAAAGCCTCGTCAATGGTGGGTTTCTTGCACTCGGCTCCAGAGAGCGACTGTCAGTGCATTCTCTCTCTGAGCACTATACTGTTGTGGATAGAAAATGGCGGGTATATAAGAAAAAATCACAGTATCACCATGTCCTTGAGCCTCTGTATAGGGAGAGATTGTGAAAGAAAAATATCCTGCAGCAATAGTTCTAGGGGCCTCTGCAGGGGGGCCTGAAGCAATATTGTATCTTCTTCGTTCATTACCGAATGAATATCCAGTCCCTATATTCGTTGTTCTCCATATGCATCCAAATCAAAAAGGAAATTTTCCTTCATACTGCAATAAATATTGCTCTCTTAAAGTGAAAGAAGCAGAAGATAAAGAGGTCGTTCTGCCTGGAACGGTGTATATCGCCCCTCCCAATTATCATCTGCTTTTAGAACGTGATCGGACTTTGGCTTTGTCGGTCGACGCACGGGTTAAATTTTCTCGCCCTTCCATTGATGTACTGTTTGAAAGTGCCGCGGATGTCTATAAAAATGAACTTGTTGGAATTATTTTGACAGGGGCTAACGATGATGGAGCAGACGGGCTGAAAAAAATTAAACAGCTCGGAGGGGTCACCATTGTTCAAGATCCAGCAACAGCAGCATTTGCTTCTATGCCCAAAGCGGCTATTAATATCGCACAACCAGATTGCATCTCTTCTCTCGACGAAATAATTATACTTCTGTCTCATCTTTTTGAACAAAAAACCGTTTCGTCACGGTGTCGCGCAGCACAATGAGGAGAACCATCATGGCCGTTTCCCCGAATATCTTGATCGTGGATGATAAAAAAGAAAATCTTATTGCGCTTGAGACGGTGCTTCACTCCATTGATGCGCGGATCATTAAAGCGTTAAGCGGGAATGAGGCGCTGAAACTTACGTTGAATTATGACTTTGCGCTTGCAATTCTTGATGTGCAAATGCCGTTTATGGACGGATACGAATTGGCTTCACTTATACGTCTAGGTGAGAGCACGCAAGATATACCAATAATCTTTCTCTCTGCAGTCTATTTTGATGTTGGACATCAATTTAAAGGATATCAATCCGGAGCTGTCGATTTCATCACCAAGCCATTTAACACAGATATTTTGCTTTCAAAAGTCCGTGTATTTATTGATCTTTACAGAAGAACAAAAGAACTCGCTGAAAGTAAAGTCGAGTTGCAAAAAATTCTTTTTAAACAACAACAACTTAATATGCAGCTCCTGCAAGAAATAGAGGAACGCAAAA containing:
- a CDS encoding response regulator: MSIKKLRIGVRLFLGFGLMFLLTVSVGTLALYELFQLSQLTVDMYNHPFTVTKALRDIRTQVMIIDELVQPLRDKPDDFRWESFLHDLDQHDQIVQDLFRRVEARFLGDPDEIKALRGSIDIWVRHLRDNATSEMSFSGPLFKSIVSGSRIHMQEIESKIQPMILFADNKALSFLETAKQTKELYSWILVAVLILAAFVGVLISFVITRGIITPLSEVVSSMQQLAQGDISEELALDRGDELGELATSFKDIRESLKNKILLADKIAQGKYDIHSTMVSDNDALGQALDAMTTALRGYAEQRALENWLKTGRNELSARLVGEHTIEELAEIVIRFLANYLDAQIGALYVFEKDTRLHLVAGYAFDKRKHLANIFELGQGLVGQAAREKHIISITSIPEDYIRINSSFGDTQPRNIVVVPVLHENVVIAVIELGAFTEFSDEKLEFLQSVIDYIGISFQTIQNQEKLRYLLEQSHIQSQQLQSQQEELRAINEELEQQAHELRSSEEELQAQQEELQASNADLEKKNDFLEKQQAEIHLKNIELENIREGLEEKAHELELSTRYKSQFLANMSHELRTPLNSLLLLSHSLMDNERGNLDDDQVEFARVIYKSGNDLLTLINEILDLSKIESGKLSVHIEEFPIESISESLTSLFTPMTQEKGLEFSVTIDSTLPEHIQSDRQRVEQVLRNLLSNAVKFCTTGSVHVRFYRPDTDIDLTRSGLDPKSTLAIDVVDTGIGIPQKDQKVIFEAFQQVDGGTARQFGGTGLGLSISRELSKKLGGEIHLQSEEGKGSTFTLYLPFRCRDTETVCEPIPSPPIQDAVDNRPYRIDKGVESWTLEDDRNDLEATSRTILIIEDDPHFAQILLDMCHAKGFLGVVTPSGEEGLKLVPSVNPQGIILDIRLPGMDGLAVLDKLKQKTEFRHIPVHIISAMEVGRDALQRGAIGFLSKPASRAGLNKVFDQLTDIMEKEIKDLLLVEDDQDMRQAVTSLIGDPSIVIHDAATGAQALEALSTKKFDCMILDLGLPDMTGIELLDHLQNNHTENIPPVIVYTGRELDKDEELALHEYAQSIIIKGAKSEERLLDETSLFLHQMVSTMPSRKQALLSHLNDKDAVLKEKNILLVDDDMRNLFALAQILKEKGLSVIKAEDGQKAVDILQGESSVDLVLLDIMMPEMDGYETAKHIRSMPHRHQLPIIALTAKAMPEDRGKCLAAGANDYLQKPVDINRLLSMMRVWLSK
- a CDS encoding CheR family methyltransferase; amino-acid sequence: MEQVDIEDIEVRLFLEATANRYGYDFRDYARASITRRLRQLAQRTGCQHISEMLPRLLYDDSFFPLLIHALSIGVTEMFRDPPFWLIIRNEIIPLLKTYPSVRIWHAGCSSGEEVYSLAIVLREEGIYDRTTIFATDFNMYALEKARDAIYALNSIREHTINYQQAGGKFSFSEYYHAEYTSAIMERSLRERITFIPHNLAVDQVFGEMHLILCRNVLIYFNPRLQQRVLRLFDESLVNGGFLALGSRERLSVHSLSEHYTVVDRKWRVYKKKSQYHHVLEPLYRERL
- a CDS encoding chemotaxis protein CheB, producing MKEKYPAAIVLGASAGGPEAILYLLRSLPNEYPVPIFVVLHMHPNQKGNFPSYCNKYCSLKVKEAEDKEVVLPGTVYIAPPNYHLLLERDRTLALSVDARVKFSRPSIDVLFESAADVYKNELVGIILTGANDDGADGLKKIKQLGGVTIVQDPATAAFASMPKAAINIAQPDCISSLDEIIILLSHLFEQKTVSSRCRAAQ